A section of the Engraulis encrasicolus isolate BLACKSEA-1 chromosome 8, IST_EnEncr_1.0, whole genome shotgun sequence genome encodes:
- the LOC134453834 gene encoding collagen alpha-1(X) chain: MFPPPGEGRMMSNDSMRLDYGDYGNMAGGMQGDGMTEGDSTYCDMLLNAPVPPTADQVPWFCICTSCKGTPGPKGDRGDRGLPGRPGSPGRRGLQGFPGRPGFMGREGVKGEKGDEGLKGDKGPVGYSGPKGARGFKGDKGDAGVEGPQGPDGPKGADGECPEFCESVVGDPGQPGLPGSPGPRGMPGAEGPSGSPGAKGDMGDNGMPGEPGTPGQKGDQGAEGDCNCSDGAEGAPGPAGAKGEKGEVGDQGVLGETGPAGPKGDMGNMGMMGPPGPCTPAIQSSFSAALAFSFPSPNLPVPFPNVLTNMQGHFNPTMGIYTAPANGTYVFHYHLSVYDRVLKVGLFHNFAPVVKTTEAAELGTASKTVVLHLNRMDMVWLQVRDLLTNGAYTSSETSSTFSGYLLQPDSCDLPLFGRDFLTPPAPPMQGEYSWGELPVYTTTAPPTPTEAAP; the protein is encoded by the exons ATGTTCCCCCCTCCAGGGGAAGGGCGTATGATGTCCAACGACAGCATGAGGCTAGACTACGGCGACTACGGCAATATGGCGGGGGGCATGCAGGGCGACGGCATGACGGAGGGAGACTCCACCTACTGTGACATGCTGCTCAACGCCCCCGTGCCACCCACCGCCGACCAGGTGCCCTGGTTCTGCATCTGCACCAGCTGCAAGGGCACCCCGGGGCCCAAGGGGGACAGAGGCGACCGCGGCTTGCCAG GCAGACCTGGTAGTCCTGGACGGCGAGGGCTCCAAGGGTTTCCAGGCCGCCCCGGCTTCATGGGCAGAGAAGGAGTGAAAG GTGAGAAGGGAGATGAGGGTCTGAAAGGAGACAAAGGGCCTGTGGGATACTCCGGACCCAAGGGAGCACGCGGCTTCAAAG gtgacaAAGGAGACGCAGGTGTGGAGGGCCCCCAGGGCCCTGATGGCCCTAAGGGTGCTGATGGCGAGTGCCCCGAGTTCTGCGAGTCGGTGGTGGGTGACCCCGGACAGCCAGGCCTGCCCGGCAGCCCCGGCCCCAGAGGCATGCCCGGTGCGGAGGGCCCGTCAGGAAGCCCTGGAGCCAAGGGCGACATGGGCGACAACGGCATGCCAGGCGAGCCCGGAACCCCGGGCCAGAAGGGCGACCAAGGCGCCGAGGGCGACTGCAACTGCTCCGACGGCGCCGAGGGCGCCCCGGGTCCGGCCGGCGCCAAGGGCGAGAAGGGCGAGGTGGGCGACCAGGGCGTCTTGGGCGAGACGGGCCCCGCCGGCCCCAAGGGAGACATGGGCAACATGGGCATGATGGGGCCGCCGGGTCCCTGCACGCCCGCCATCCAGTCCTCCTTCTCGGCCGCGCTGGCCTTCTCCTTCCCCAGCCCCAACCTGCCCGTGCCCTTCCCCAACGTGCTGACCAACATGCAGGGCCACTTCAACCCCACCATGGGCATCTACACGGCGCCCGCCAACGGCACCTACGTCTTCCACTACCACCTGTCGGTGTACGACCGCGTGCTGAAGGTGGGCCTCTTCCACAACTTCGCGCCCGTCGTCAAGACCACGGAGGCGGCCGAGCTGGGCACGGCCTCCAAGACGGTGGTGCTGCACCTGAACCGGATGGACATGGTGTGGCTGCAGGTGCGTGACCTGCTGACCAACGGCGCCTACACCAGCAGCGAGACCAGCAGCACCTTCTCTGGCTACCTGCTGCAGCCCGACTCCTGCGACCTGCCGCTGTTCGGACGAGACTTCCTCACGCCCCCGGCGCCGCCAATGCAGGGCGAGTACAGCTGGGGCGAGCTGCCCGTGTACACCACCACCGCGCCACCCACGCCCACCGAAGCCGCCCCCTAA